A region of Dioscorea cayenensis subsp. rotundata cultivar TDr96_F1 chromosome 5, TDr96_F1_v2_PseudoChromosome.rev07_lg8_w22 25.fasta, whole genome shotgun sequence DNA encodes the following proteins:
- the LOC120260576 gene encoding endochitinase EP3-like: MALSFTGITAPSIPNPLLLLPKNPITFPKPLKLHHHHHHHHQQRSFLLPLRASTVTTHHNAFTVADIVTPEFFNGIISKASAKCEGKGFYTLDAFFKALESYPDFARAGSPDDSLREIAAFFAHATLETGHFCYINQVNGKVYCEENPDYPCNPEKKYLGRGPLQLTWNYNYGLAGQKLGFDGLNSPELISQDPVLCFKASLWFWMTYVHKRFISGEGFGDTIRVINPGVCNGRFPKDVKGRVGYYLDYCGMFGVQPGDKLCC, translated from the exons ATGGCCCTCTCATTCACAGGAATCACAGCACCAAGCATCCCCaaccccctcctcctcctcccaaaAAACCCTATCACTTTCCCCAAACCTCTCAaactccatcatcatcatcatcatcatcatcaacaacgcTCCTTTCTCCTCCCTCTCCGTGCATCCACCGTCACCACTCACCACAATGCCTTCACCGTCGCCGACATTGTCACTCCCGAGTTCTTCAACGGCATCATCTCCAAAGCCTCGGCCAAATGCGAGGGCAAAGGTTTCTACACTCTCGACGCCTTCTTCAAAGCCCTAGAATCTTACCCTGACTTCGCCCGCGCTGGCTCCCCCGACGACTCCCTCCGCGAGATCGCCGCCTTCTTCGCCCACGCCACTCTTGAAACCGGCC ACTTTTGCTACATTAACCAAGTAAATGGCAAAGTATACTGTGAGGAGAATCCAGACTACCCATGCAACCCGGAAAAGAAGTACCTCGGCCGAGGACCTCTTCAGTTGACATGGAATTACAATTATGGTCTCGCCGGCCAGAAGCTCGGCTTCGATGGCCTTAACTCGCCGGAGCTTATCTCACAGGATCCGGTCTTGTGCTTCAAAGCATCACTCTGGTTCTGGATGACTTACGTCCACAAGCGCTTCATCTCCGGCGAAGGTTTCGGTGACACCATTCGAGTTATTAACCCCGGTGTGTGCAATGGCCGGTTTCCTAAAGATGTCAAAGGCCGTGTAGGTTATTATCTTGATTATTGTGGCATGTTTGGTGTGCAACCTGGAGATAAACTGTGTTGCTAA
- the LOC120262416 gene encoding LOW QUALITY PROTEIN: 2-(3-amino-3-carboxypropyl)histidine synthase subunit 2 (The sequence of the model RefSeq protein was modified relative to this genomic sequence to represent the inferred CDS: deleted 1 base in 1 codon) produces MDFQWSYEIPRTVEFIRSRGFSRVALQFPDELLKDSMGVARALRHELGKGVRLYVMADTAYGSCCVDEVGASHVDAECVVHYGHACMSPTSTLPALFIFGKAFINVNACAESLLQCLSVSNKPVLVLYGLEYAHALQDLKSVMSRLLSSRGSNQMLYYSEVAHSSINPSGYHIKDIKLPESHEDAITDGEIIKNGESEVSNKLESGTKYSLGGLTWTTQSEHKMEDHLLFWIGSDNSAFANMVLTFNTYEIVRYDAEEGKLLNDFSQQTRILKRRYFLVEKAKDANIVGIIAGTLGVAGYLHIIQQMKELIEKAGKKCYTIVMGRPNPAKLANFPECDVFVYVSCAQTALLDSKEFLAPVITPFEAVLAFSRGRQWTGEYILEFQNLIASDATEIVDDNEGARFSFLKGCYVEDLQPQENNGDQKEMSLALAELTEKALNVRNQCTDSVLFKGTARSGAEYLAARSYQGLNMQYENAPLQSYVVGRTGRASGYDDEIE; encoded by the exons ATGGATTTTCAATGGAGCTACGAGATCCCTCGCACCGTTGAGTTCATCCGAAGTCGAGGTTTCTCCCGTGTTGCCCTCCAG TTTCCGGATGAGCTTCTCAAGGACTCCATGGGAGTGGCGAGGGCGCTGAGGCATGAGCTTGGAAAAGGTGTGAGGTTGTATGTGATGGCGGACACGGCTTATGGTAGCTGCTGCGTCGACGAGGTTGGGGCTTCCCACGTTGATGCTGAATGCGTTGTTCATTACGGCCATGCCTGCATGAGCCC AACTTCGACTTTACCAGCACTATTTATTTTTGGCAAAGCCTTCATCAATGTAAACGCTTGTGCTGAATCATTACTTCAGTGTCTATCAGTCAGCAACAAGCCTGTTCTG GTGCTATATGGCCTGGAATATGCACATGCTCTGCAGGACCTCAAATCAGTTATGTCTAGATTATTGTCTTCAAGGGGGTCCAATCAAATGCTCTACTATTCTGAGGTTGCTCATTCAAGCATAAATCCATCTGGATATCATATTAAGGACATAAAGCTGCCTGAATCTCATGAAGATGCCATTACTGATGGTGAGATCATCAAGAATGGAGAAAGTGAAGTGAGCAATAAACTGGAATCTGGTACTAAATATAGTCTTGGAGGGCTGACTTGGACTACACAATCAGAGCACAAGATGGAGGACCATTTATTGTTCTGGATTGGGTCAGACAACTCAGCTTTTGCAAATATGGTGCTCACATTTAACACCTATGAAATAG TTAGGTATGATGCTGAGGAAGGTAAGCTGCTAAATGACTTCTCTCAACAGACAAGGATTCTTAAACGAAG GTACTTCCTTGTGGAGAAGGCGAAGGATGCAAATATTGTTGGCATCATAGCTGGAACCTTGGGTGTTG cTGGTTATCTTCATATAATTCAGCAAATGAAAGAACTTATTGAGAAGGCTGGGAAGAAGTGCTATACAATAGTTATGGGAAGACCAAACCCAGCCAAA CTTGCTAACTTTCCAGAG TGTGATGTTTTTGTGTATGTCTCTTGTGCCCAAACCGCTCTTTTGGATAGCAAAGAATTTCTTGCTCCAGTCATCACCCCTTTTGAAGCTGTATTAGCTTTCAGTAG AGGAAGACAATGGACTGGAGAATACATATTGGAATTTCAGAATTTGATAGCTTCTGATGCAACTGAAATTGTTGATGACAATGAAGGTGctcgtttttcttttcttaaaggCTGCTATGTGGAAGATCTTCAGCCTCAAG AAAACAATGGGGATCAAAAGGAAATGTCCCTGGCCCTGGCAGAGCTGACAGAGAAGGCTCTGAATGTGAGAAACCAGTGCACAGACTCGGTTTTGTTCAAAGGAACAGCAAGGTCAGGTGCAGAATACTTGGCGGCGCGATCCTATCAAGGTCTCAATATGCAGTATGAGAATGCTCCACTCCAATCTTATGTTGTAGGTCGAACCGGTCGTGCATCTGGTTATGACGATGAAATCGAATAA